From the Hevea brasiliensis isolate MT/VB/25A 57/8 chromosome 15, ASM3005281v1, whole genome shotgun sequence genome, one window contains:
- the LOC110648685 gene encoding armadillo repeat-containing protein LFR, whose translation MQKRDQNKSAGSAGGATAPAAKRGRPFGSTSSNTASASSGDTVAPSNLLGPSLQVHSSFLDQNNKRIVLALQSGLKSELTWALNTLTMLSFKEKEDMRKDSLAKIPGLLDALLQVIDDWRDIALPKELSSKPRVRTLGANSLVTGFGNRHEALGSNNNLTHPGFGSGSSVTEVPGQKNAAKVRPSEWWFDEDGLFNLDEEGRAEKQHCAVAASNIIRNFSFMPENEVIMAQHRHCLETVFQCIEDHITEDEELVTNALETIVNLAPLLDLRIFSSAKPSYIKITEKRAVQAIMGMLGSAVKAWHCAAAELLGRMIINPDNEPFLLPFVSQIHKRLVDLMSIQALDAQAAAVGALYNFAEVNMDCRLKLASERWAVDRLLKVIKTPHPVPEVCRKAAMILESLVSEPQNRAVLLAYENAFAEILFSESRYSDTFARILYELTSRPNYKFTATRGVWGV comes from the exons ATGCAGAAGAGGGACCAGAACAAATCCGCTGGCTCAGCTGGTGGCGCTACCGCGCCAGCGGCCAAGAGGGGTCGCCCATTCGGCAGCACAAGCAGCAACACCGCCTCGGCATCCTCAGGCGACACCGTGGCTCCGTCCAATCTCCTTGGCCCATCGCTTCAAGTTCACTCCTCCTTTTTAG ATCAAAACAATAAGCGAATAGTTTTGGCTCTCCAAAGTGGATTAAAGAGCGAATTGACATGGGCATTGAACACTCTGACAATGCTCTCTTTCAAAGAAAAGGAAGACATGCGAAAGGATTCTCTAGCTAAAATCCCTGGCTTGCTCGATGCTCTTCTCCAAGTT ATAGATGACTGGCGTGATATAGCTCTTCCTAAAGAGCTCAGCAGTAAGCCTAGGGTTAGAACACTAGGTGCCAATTCTCTGGTTACAGGATTCGGTAACAGACACGAGGCATTAGGATCAAACAACAATCTCACCCATCCCGG atttgggtcaggTTCTTCTGTAACTGAAGTTCCAGGGCAGAAGAATGCAGCCAAAGTTCGTCCTTCGGAGTGGTGGTTTGATGAGGATGGACTATTTAATTTAGATGAAGAGGGGCGAGCAGAAAAGCAGCATTGTGCAGTGGCTGCTTCAAATATCATACGCAATTTCTCTTTCATGCCAGAGAATGAAGTCATTATGGCCCAACATCGGCATTGCTTGGAAACTGTGTTCCAGTGCATAGAAGATCATATTACTG AGGATGAGGAACTTGTTACAAATGCCCTTGAGACAATAGTAAATTTGGCTCCACTGCTTGATCTTCGAATTTTCAGCTCAGCAAAGCCATCTTACATCAAAATAAC AGAGAAGCGTGCAGTCCAAGCTATCATGGGGATGCTGGGTTCTGCAGTTAAAGCCTGGCACTGTGCTGCTGCAGAATTACTGGGGCGCATGATAATTAATCCTGACAATGAACCTTTCCTCTTACCCTTTGTTTCACAG ATACATAAGCGTTTGGTAGATCTTATGAGCATACAGGCATTAGATGCGCAAGCAGCAGCTGTTGGTGCACTCTACAACTTTGCAGAAGTTAATATGGATTGCAGATTGAAGCTTGCTAGCGAGCGGTG GGCAGTTGATCGGCTACTGAAAGTGATCAAGACGCCGCATCCAGTACCAGAAGTCTGCAGGAAAGCAGCAATGATACTGGAGAGCCTGGTCTCTGAGCCACAGAACAGGGCCGTGCTGCTTGCTTATGAGAATGCATTTGCAGAGATTCTCTTCTCAGAGAGCAGATATTCTGATACATTTGCAAGGATCTTGTATGAGTTGACATCTAGACCAAACTACAAATTCACAGCAACTCGTGGTGTTTGGGGCGTGTGA
- the LOC110648686 gene encoding LOW QUALITY PROTEIN: GDP-mannose 3,5-epimerase 2 (The sequence of the model RefSeq protein was modified relative to this genomic sequence to represent the inferred CDS: substituted 1 base at 1 genomic stop codon) codes for MGSAVATAYGEYTYENLEREPYWPSEKLRISITDAGGFIASHIASRLKSEGHYIIASDWKKNEHMTEDMFCHEFHLLDLRVMDNCFKVTSGVDHVFNLAADMGXMGFIQSNHSVIMYNNTMISFNMLEAARINGVKRFFYASSACIYPEFKQLDTNVNLKESDAWPAEPQDAYGLEKLATEELCKHYTKDFGIECRIGRLHNIYGPFGTWKGGREKAPAAFCRKAITSTDMFEMWGDGLQTRSFTFIDECVEGVLRLTKSDFREPVNIGSDEMVSMNGMAEIVLTFENKKLPIHHIPGPEGVRGRNSDNTLIKEKLGWAPSMKLKDGLRITYFWIKEQIEKEKAQGVDLTVYGSSKVVGTQAPVQLGSLRAADGEERG; via the exons ATGGGAAGTGCTGTTGCAACCGCTTATGGGGAATACACCTATGAGAACCTTGAGAGGGAACCCTATTGGCCTTCAGAAAAGCTCCGCATTTCAATTACAGATGCTGGTGGGTTCATTGCCTCGCACATTGCCAGTCGACTGAAGAGTGAGGGGCATTATATAATTGCTTCAGACTGGAAAAAGAATGAGCATATGACAGAGGACATGTTCTGTCACGAATTTCATCTTCTAGATCTTAGGGTGATGGATAACTGTTTCAAGGTGACATCTGGAGTTGATCACGTGTTCAACCTTGCTGCTGATATGGGATGAATGGGCTTCATTCAATCGAATCATTCTGTCATTATGTATAACAATACAATGATCAGTTTCAATATGCTTGAGGCTGCAAGGATCAATGGAGTTAAGAG GTTCTTTTATGCTTCTAGTGCCTGCATTTACCCTGAATTTAAACAGCTAGACACTAATGTGAACTTGAAGGAGTCTGATGCGTGGCCTGCAGAG CCTCAAGATGCTTATGGTTTGGAAAAGCTTGCAACTGAAGAGCTATGTAAGCATTACACAAAAGACTTTGGAATTGAGTGTCGGATTGGGCGGCTTCATAACATATATGGGCCATTTGGTACATGGAAAG GTGGGAGAGAAAAGGCCCCTGCAGCATTTTGTCGGAAAGCTATCACTTCCACCGATATGTTTGAGATGTGGGGAGATGGGCTGCAAACACGGTCTTTTACCTTCATTGATGAATGTGTAGAGGGTGTACTAAG attgacaaagtcagattTCCGAGAGCcggtgaatattggaagtgatgAAATGGTCAGCATGAATGGGATGGCTGAGATTGTCCTCACCTTTGAGAACAAGAAACTTCCCATCCATCACATTCCTGGTCCAGAGGGAGTGCGAGGTCGAAACTCAGATAACACTCTGATTAAAGAGAAGCTGGGATGGGCCCCTTCTATGAAATTAAAG GATGGGCTTAGAATCACGTACTTCTGGATTAAGGAGCAGATTGAAAAAGAAAAAGCTCAAGGTGTTGATTTAACTGTTTATGGGTCATCAAAAGTAGTGGGAACTCAAGCACCTGTTCAACTGGGCTCTCTACGAGCTGCTGATGGCGAAGAACGAGGCTAA